The Bacteroidales bacterium genomic sequence TATGATATTGGTGTAATGCCTCTTGCTGTGAACCCAGCCGTCAACCATTTGATATGCTGCCTGCTCATAGGTTTCGACAATAAGGGTTTTTGTCCTGGAACCTGAGGCATAGATCGGAACCAGCACATAGCCCCTGGCAAGATTTTCCGCTGCGGCTGTGAAGGGGAAACCATAGTAATCAAGCCTGTCTTTCAATGTCTTTTTCCTTCGGTTTGCCTGAAAATGAGTAAGTTCCTTTTTCCCTCTCTGGTATTTTGCCTGATCCAGAGCCGCCATGTACAAAAGGGAATCGTTCTGCAGTGCATTCAGTCCGTGGGCTTTCCTCACACTGTCGATCTTTATTTTTACAAAATATTCCATCAGTCCGACGTCAAAATTATCAGAATCAATGCGTTTGTCGCTGGCATTCTGGGCCAGAACATCATAGCCGGGCCTGAAAGAAAGGAAGAGCAGAACACCGGCAAGCCATATCAGTTTGTTCATACCCGTTTAATTTTTAACTGATTCATCAATCCATTTTCCAATAAGCTCAAGAGCTTCCTGATTTATCGTTTCTTCTATTGTACCGTACTCAAAACCGTCTCCTGTTTTGCATTTCTGGAACAAGTGGTTCAGTCCTTCCAGCTTTTTGATAGTAAAGGATTTGCATTTTCCTTCTTTGAGCGCCTTTTCAATAGCCTCCAAATTCATGTCTGCCTGTACCTGGGTATCTTTGCTTCCGTTCAGTGCCAGCACAGGACAGGTTACCTTTCTGAGTGTTGTTGCCGGCTGGTAGGTCAGGCAAAATCTCCACCATTGACTGGAGAAAGCCCTGATCATTCCTTCCAGTTGTTCGGGTGTCCAGGCGAGAAGGTTTTTGTCTGTTTCGGGCAATCCGGCATAAGCTTTTAGTATTTTTCTTGCAGCAAGGCCTGAATCGCTTGTTGATGATATGATTTCAAAAATTTTTTTCCGGAACCCGATTTCGGTCCTGGTTTGTTCTTCTGTTTTTCCAAGCAATTTTAGCTGGCGTTCAATTTGATACAGAACAATCTGATCCATTCCTATACCCGGTCCGGCAAGAAGAACGATAAATGCAACCTTCTTTGAGCGGGAGGCAACCATGGGTGCTACCATCCCTCCTTCGCTGTGCCCGATAAGGCCTGTCCTTCCATGATCAATTTCTTTGCGGGTTTTCAGATAGGCAAGAGCGGCCATTACATCCGAAGCAAAATCAGCGGTTGTTGCGTCGTTGAAGTTGCCGGTGGATTTCTCGGTGCCACGGTCATCGAAACGAAGCACAGAAACTCCCCTGCGGGTAAGATAATCAGAAAGTACCAGAAATGGTTTATGGCCGAACAATTCTTCATCCCTGTTCTGTGGCCCTGAACCGGAAATCAG encodes the following:
- a CDS encoding alpha/beta hydrolase — protein: MKTRTLSFVLFLQAFLLLMPALAQPSLPGIWSGKLAVPGGGELTLAFTFFRDENDSLRASLRSIEQSPNDFPFDQVTSNGRKVNLILRSLHIEVEGTIDSTDKTMVCDFRQSGFRFPLVLHKTDVMPGLKRPQEPQKPYPYVEEEVTFENAKDKITLAGILTLPKGKGPFPAVILISGSGPQNRDEELFGHKPFLVLSDYLTRRGVSVLRFDDRGTEKSTGNFNDATTADFASDVMAALAYLKTRKEIDHGRTGLIGHSEGGMVAPMVASRSKKVAFIVLLAGPGIGMDQIVLYQIERQLKLLGKTEEQTRTEIGFRKKIFEIISSTSDSGLAARKILKAYAGLPETDKNLLAWTPEQLEGMIRAFSSQWWRFCLTYQPATTLRKVTCPVLALNGSKDTQVQADMNLEAIEKALKEGKCKSFTIKKLEGLNHLFQKCKTGDGFEYGTIEETINQEALELIGKWIDESVKN